One Hyalangium gracile genomic window carries:
- a CDS encoding CHAT domain-containing protein has product MSVHCERLERFADGELNAEEAEGFRQHLLDCARCQAELGNLLQLKMMATRHVERQPAASAPPPVRRAFPRWTLAAVAAACAVLIAVGVGLRTGTPRTDPWLMNEPERRLEPRLSLAEADRHRPLAARAMGQEPSRTTTLPLEALAQLEREGNPAGLAAALLARNDPRLVEQALAYLEPLPSTPENETLRGAALLVKGVPEEALRHLQLALDQAPTHPQALWNRALALRDLDVPQAAATGFRELAQQGEPGWAEEARQRAEALTSAEQARTQRWQALLQAGKELAASGTPPSPTILAERSSTLRLYFYDAVRTRTSAERVRALLPLARELDQQAGGDVLARYVERIASHDFTHRAPLAQAYARLRQGTLPQEQVKDLISQLLRSPEEDLLLGVLIYAKAVGDHLEAFEARAEASQDPWFRLLAAHERAKVQLARGQQGEARQTLERALSQCASTPIDYRCGFLRLEYAQLLTSQMRLGEAWEQATLAWRQARAANDRDKENVALGHLAQLARVRNDFPLARAWFSELLERNRGNTQFELFAHQNLAHVALNELRFDQARAALDQALATGLPLTPVGAMALADISRQRPNAGDEAALRRALSELPATTTAGQRLLMKHALARFLIERDRAEGRARLEELLREVESGDLLARDEDAQKARAYSFTSLILDAGKAGEYAAAAELFGREQGAPLPERCIAAATVDSERSLVLVRGAQGQLLGTYDGARRTRLPDNLTGLVPPEALAALQGCETVQAYARPPLQDRPGLLPPSVAWSYKLRAGPAPQPKSGRGVHLVVKDVAISPERTRELGRLNTWKTDFGANEEQRLLTGAEATPSRVLTAMRDATDIDLVAHGVVPSTRFSYLVLAPEGASDELSSSHIQAQRLEGAPLVVLAACRAAQGAYILHEPSGLPAAFIHAGARAVIAATEEIPDLEAAEFLNAVRERIRQGHPPAVALRDERQKWLAASRGRQWLEAVLLYD; this is encoded by the coding sequence ATGTCCGTGCACTGTGAACGGCTCGAGCGCTTCGCGGATGGAGAGCTGAACGCCGAGGAGGCGGAGGGCTTCCGCCAGCACCTGCTGGACTGCGCCCGCTGCCAGGCGGAGCTGGGCAACCTGCTGCAGCTCAAGATGATGGCCACGCGCCATGTGGAGCGTCAGCCGGCCGCCTCGGCCCCGCCCCCTGTCCGCCGGGCGTTTCCCCGCTGGACCCTGGCGGCCGTGGCGGCGGCCTGTGCCGTGCTCATCGCCGTGGGTGTGGGGTTGAGGACGGGCACGCCCCGAACGGACCCGTGGCTGATGAACGAGCCCGAGCGGCGGCTCGAGCCGCGGCTGTCGCTCGCGGAGGCAGACCGGCACCGTCCCCTGGCGGCCCGGGCGATGGGGCAGGAGCCCTCGCGGACGACGACGCTCCCCCTCGAGGCGCTCGCCCAGCTCGAGCGCGAGGGGAATCCGGCGGGCCTCGCCGCGGCGCTCCTCGCGCGCAACGACCCGAGGCTGGTGGAGCAGGCCCTGGCCTACCTGGAGCCGCTACCGAGCACGCCGGAGAACGAGACCCTGAGGGGCGCGGCCCTGCTCGTGAAGGGAGTGCCGGAGGAGGCGCTCCGACACCTGCAGCTCGCGCTCGACCAGGCTCCCACCCACCCGCAGGCGCTCTGGAACAGGGCGCTGGCCCTGAGGGACCTCGATGTGCCACAGGCCGCGGCCACCGGCTTCCGAGAGCTCGCCCAGCAGGGAGAGCCGGGCTGGGCGGAGGAGGCCCGCCAGCGCGCGGAGGCGCTCACGTCCGCGGAACAGGCGCGCACCCAGCGGTGGCAGGCGCTGCTGCAGGCGGGCAAGGAGCTCGCCGCCAGCGGCACCCCGCCGTCTCCCACCATCCTGGCGGAGCGCTCGTCGACGCTGCGCCTGTACTTCTACGACGCGGTGCGCACGCGCACCTCCGCCGAGCGGGTGCGGGCGCTCCTGCCCCTGGCGCGCGAGCTCGATCAGCAGGCGGGAGGCGACGTCCTGGCCCGGTATGTCGAGCGCATCGCGTCGCACGACTTCACACACCGGGCGCCCCTGGCCCAGGCCTATGCCCGGCTGCGCCAGGGCACCCTGCCCCAGGAGCAGGTGAAGGATCTCATCTCTCAGCTGCTGCGCTCTCCGGAGGAGGACCTCCTGCTGGGAGTGCTCATCTACGCGAAGGCGGTCGGAGACCACCTGGAGGCGTTCGAGGCTCGCGCCGAGGCCAGCCAGGATCCCTGGTTCCGCCTCCTCGCCGCCCACGAGCGGGCCAAGGTCCAGCTCGCGCGCGGGCAGCAGGGCGAGGCACGCCAGACGCTGGAGCGGGCGCTCTCGCAGTGTGCCTCCACGCCCATCGACTACCGCTGTGGGTTCCTCCGGCTGGAGTACGCCCAGCTCCTGACCAGCCAGATGCGGCTGGGCGAGGCGTGGGAGCAGGCGACGCTGGCGTGGCGCCAGGCCCGAGCGGCGAACGATCGGGACAAGGAGAACGTGGCGCTGGGGCACCTCGCGCAGCTCGCGCGGGTAAGGAACGACTTCCCGCTGGCGCGAGCCTGGTTCTCGGAGCTCCTCGAGCGCAACCGCGGCAACACGCAGTTCGAGCTGTTCGCCCACCAGAACCTGGCGCACGTGGCGCTGAACGAGCTGCGCTTCGACCAGGCCCGAGCGGCGCTCGATCAGGCGCTGGCCACCGGGCTGCCACTCACCCCTGTGGGAGCCATGGCGCTGGCGGACATCTCCCGGCAGCGGCCCAACGCGGGAGACGAGGCCGCGCTGAGGCGAGCGCTCTCTGAGCTGCCGGCCACCACCACCGCGGGCCAGCGTCTGCTCATGAAGCATGCCCTGGCGCGGTTCCTCATCGAGCGTGACCGTGCGGAGGGCCGCGCGCGCCTGGAGGAGCTGCTCCGCGAGGTGGAGTCCGGCGATCTCCTGGCACGAGACGAGGACGCGCAGAAGGCCCGGGCCTACAGCTTCACCTCGCTCATCCTCGATGCGGGCAAGGCCGGAGAGTACGCGGCGGCGGCGGAGCTGTTCGGCCGGGAGCAGGGAGCTCCCCTCCCCGAGCGCTGCATCGCCGCCGCGACCGTGGACAGCGAGCGGAGCCTGGTCCTCGTGCGAGGCGCCCAGGGGCAATTGCTGGGCACCTACGATGGAGCGCGCCGGACGCGCCTGCCCGACAACCTGACCGGTCTGGTTCCTCCCGAGGCCCTGGCCGCGCTCCAGGGCTGCGAGACGGTGCAGGCCTACGCGCGACCTCCGCTGCAGGATCGACCGGGGCTGCTGCCGCCGTCCGTGGCCTGGAGCTACAAGCTGCGCGCGGGGCCCGCGCCACAGCCGAAGTCAGGACGCGGCGTGCACCTGGTGGTGAAGGACGTGGCGATCTCCCCCGAGCGCACGCGGGAGCTGGGGCGGCTCAACACGTGGAAGACGGACTTTGGCGCGAACGAGGAGCAGCGGCTGCTGACGGGCGCGGAGGCGACCCCCTCCCGAGTCCTCACGGCCATGCGGGACGCGACGGACATCGATCTGGTGGCCCACGGAGTCGTCCCGTCCACCCGCTTCTCCTACCTCGTGCTCGCGCCGGAGGGGGCGAGCGACGAGCTGAGCTCCAGCCACATCCAGGCGCAGCGGCTGGAGGGAGCACCGCTGGTGGTGCTGGCCGCCTGCCGCGCCGCGCAGGGCGCGTACATCCTGCACGAGCCGTCCGGTCTGCCCGCCGCCTTCATCCACGCGGGTGCGCGCGCCGTCATCGCCGCCACGGAGGAGATCCCGGATCTGGAAGCTGCCGAGTTCCTCAATGCCGTCCGCGAGCGGATACGCCAGGGCCACCCGCCCGCGGTGGCGCTGCGGGACGAGCGGCAGAAGTGGCTCGCGGCGAGCCGGGGCCGCCAGTGGCTGGAGGCAGTCCTGCTCTACGACTGA
- a CDS encoding RNA polymerase sigma factor, with amino-acid sequence MPVSPDAAEAVAPWLEQLLARRRPWLLAQAVNLCRNRSDAEDLVQETIVRFLAAFGHVTPPPEEGVCANWLVTTLTHCFYDQLRKQRTRERGAEELTREEPTVEPEPPERSLFDRISDEQFSSAVRSLSPVARTTFEMHARGRKYKEIAEELGIREGTVAKRLHDARSKLRALLEPFIRLGDN; translated from the coding sequence ATGCCCGTTTCACCCGATGCCGCTGAGGCCGTCGCCCCATGGCTGGAGCAGCTGCTCGCCCGACGGCGGCCGTGGCTGCTCGCCCAGGCCGTGAACCTCTGCCGCAATCGCTCCGATGCGGAGGATCTCGTCCAGGAGACGATCGTCCGCTTCCTGGCGGCCTTCGGCCACGTCACCCCTCCGCCGGAAGAGGGGGTCTGCGCCAACTGGCTGGTCACCACCCTCACCCACTGCTTCTATGATCAGCTCCGCAAGCAGCGGACACGGGAGCGCGGCGCCGAGGAGCTGACGCGGGAGGAGCCCACCGTCGAGCCCGAGCCGCCCGAGCGCTCGCTCTTCGACCGCATCTCCGACGAGCAGTTCAGCTCGGCCGTGCGGTCCTTGAGCCCGGTGGCGCGCACCACCTTCGAGATGCATGCGCGGGGCCGGAAGTACAAGGAGATCGCCGAGGAGCTGGGCATTCGCGAGGGCACCGTGGCCAAGCGGCTGCACGATGCGCGCTCGAAGCTTCGCGCCCTGCTCGAACCCTTCATCCGCCTGGGAGACAACTGA
- a CDS encoding carboxypeptidase-like regulatory domain-containing protein, translated as MPQRTVLLRTTILAVFLLLLPDAAWAQVNLSGQVRFSDGSPATAVGVFAYDALNNSSYFHTTTDASGQYGLQVPAGTYDVGVQLFSGTFAGSEILVASGSFTNDTALDLVTHDIVLSGRILENSGLPSAYAQILGNGTSGSMHATADFQGLFSVRVLPGTYTGMRIVGNLQSLCWMEQLPDEALSNSLYKDYQFPELFECEVPMRVDGLSGGGDGRDESQPMDPPPNPPSDPGGDGLE; from the coding sequence ATGCCACAACGCACCGTCCTTCTGCGCACGACCATCCTGGCCGTCTTCCTGCTTCTCCTGCCCGACGCGGCCTGGGCGCAAGTCAACCTGAGCGGACAGGTTCGCTTCTCCGATGGAAGCCCCGCCACGGCAGTGGGCGTGTTCGCCTACGACGCGTTGAACAACAGCTCATACTTCCACACCACCACGGATGCCTCGGGCCAGTACGGGCTGCAGGTGCCCGCGGGCACCTACGACGTCGGCGTCCAGCTCTTCTCGGGCACCTTCGCGGGCTCGGAGATCCTGGTCGCCTCGGGGAGCTTCACGAACGACACCGCGCTCGATCTGGTGACTCACGACATCGTGCTGTCAGGGCGCATCCTCGAGAACAGCGGGCTGCCTTCGGCCTACGCCCAGATCCTGGGCAACGGCACCAGCGGCAGCATGCATGCCACAGCGGACTTCCAGGGCCTGTTCTCCGTCCGCGTCCTGCCTGGCACCTACACAGGGATGCGCATCGTGGGGAACCTCCAATCCCTCTGTTGGATGGAGCAGCTCCCCGACGAGGCGCTCTCCAACTCCCTCTACAAGGACTACCAGTTCCCGGAGCTCTTCGAGTGCGAGGTGCCAATGCGGGTCGACGGGCTCTCCGGCGGTGGGGATGGCAGGGACGAGTCCCAGCCCATGGACCCCCCGCCCAACCCCCCGAGCGATCCGGGCGGCGACGGCCTCGAATAA
- a CDS encoding organic hydroperoxide resistance protein, whose translation MKTLYDTKATATGGREGRAQSADGVLSVALSTPKQLGGAGGPGTNPEQLFAAGYAACFLSALKFIAGKAGTRVPNEATVTASVGIGEIPNGFGLDIGLEINLPGIDRATAEALVHKAHQVCPYSNATRNNIDVRLTVV comes from the coding sequence ATGAAGACCCTGTACGACACGAAGGCCACTGCGACCGGCGGACGCGAGGGCCGCGCCCAGAGCGCCGATGGAGTCCTGTCCGTTGCGCTCTCCACGCCCAAGCAGCTGGGCGGCGCTGGCGGCCCCGGCACCAACCCCGAGCAGCTGTTCGCCGCCGGCTACGCGGCCTGCTTCCTGTCCGCGCTCAAGTTCATCGCGGGCAAGGCGGGCACGCGGGTGCCCAACGAGGCCACCGTCACCGCCAGCGTGGGCATCGGAGAGATTCCCAACGGCTTCGGCCTGGACATCGGCCTCGAGATCAACCTGCCGGGGATCGATCGCGCCACCGCGGAGGCGCTCGTCCACAAGGCCCACCAGGTCTGCCCCTACTCCAACGCCACGCGCAACAACATCGACGTCCGGCTGACGGTCGTCTGA
- a CDS encoding MarR family winged helix-turn-helix transcriptional regulator: MARKPIDALRLSEQLCFTIYSTAHALNRTYRPLLKELGITYPQYLVMLVLWEQDDLAVKEIGERLFLDSGTLTPLLKRLEAIGYVTRARDASDERQVRIRLTPQGRALRSKAECIPQELVAASGYAVADLQKLKADIQRLRDTLNANLEPESES; encoded by the coding sequence ATGGCCAGGAAGCCCATCGACGCGTTGCGCCTGAGCGAGCAGCTCTGCTTCACCATCTACTCGACCGCACATGCGCTCAACCGCACGTACCGCCCGCTGCTCAAGGAGCTGGGCATCACCTACCCGCAGTACCTGGTGATGCTCGTGCTCTGGGAGCAGGACGACCTGGCGGTGAAGGAGATTGGCGAGCGCCTGTTCCTGGACTCGGGGACGCTGACGCCGCTGCTGAAGCGGCTGGAGGCCATCGGCTACGTCACCCGGGCGCGCGACGCCTCGGACGAGCGGCAGGTGCGCATCCGGCTGACGCCGCAGGGGCGCGCGCTGCGCTCGAAGGCGGAGTGCATTCCGCAGGAGCTCGTGGCGGCCTCGGGCTACGCGGTGGCGGACCTCCAGAAGCTCAAGGCCGACATCCAGCGCCTCCGGGACACGCTGAATGCGAACCTGGAGCCGGAGTCCGAGTCCTGA
- a CDS encoding alpha/beta hydrolase, which yields MSPVRDVGHFESLGWMEPPGFAGREVRVFLPPGFDARVPTPALFLFDGQDVFAGPPGRDEGWFVHRAIEGLDPRWNVPPLVVAIPSGSSWAEREDELTPWPTEGRGGRADAFLDWVVHALVPRTRERFLLPEGALGAVVGGASWGGLLALHAHFAHPHLFGGALALSPSCWVGNFAIFDSLRGRALPPFSRIYIDCGGREAEGRMLPPARALSEELRARGYPRGQLWWRPDPPADHDARAWRRRLPRALRFMFRRGPRPGRR from the coding sequence ATGAGCCCCGTGCGAGACGTCGGTCACTTCGAATCGCTCGGCTGGATGGAGCCTCCGGGCTTTGCCGGCCGGGAGGTGCGTGTCTTCCTTCCGCCCGGGTTCGATGCGCGGGTGCCCACGCCCGCGCTCTTCCTCTTCGACGGGCAGGACGTGTTCGCCGGCCCCCCGGGGAGGGATGAGGGCTGGTTCGTCCACCGGGCCATCGAGGGGCTCGATCCGCGCTGGAACGTGCCGCCGTTGGTGGTAGCCATCCCCAGCGGCTCCTCCTGGGCGGAGCGTGAGGACGAGCTGACACCCTGGCCCACCGAGGGCCGAGGGGGCCGCGCCGACGCCTTCCTCGACTGGGTGGTGCACGCGCTGGTGCCGCGCACGCGCGAGCGCTTCCTGCTCCCGGAAGGAGCGCTCGGCGCCGTGGTGGGCGGAGCTTCCTGGGGAGGCCTGCTCGCGCTCCACGCCCACTTCGCCCATCCGCACCTCTTCGGTGGGGCGCTGGCCCTGTCGCCCAGCTGCTGGGTGGGCAACTTCGCCATCTTCGATTCACTGCGTGGGCGGGCGCTGCCGCCCTTCAGCCGCATCTACATCGACTGTGGAGGGCGCGAGGCCGAGGGACGGATGCTTCCCCCTGCCCGGGCCCTCTCCGAGGAGCTGCGCGCTCGTGGCTATCCGCGCGGCCAGCTGTGGTGGCGGCCGGACCCGCCGGCGGACCACGACGCTCGCGCCTGGAGAAGGCGCCTTCCCCGGGCGCTGCGCTTCATGTTCCGCCGAGGCCCTCGCCCCGGCAGGCGCTGA
- a CDS encoding cold-shock protein, translating to MAIGTVKWFNDAKGFGFITQDGGGEDLFCHHSAIQADGFRSLQEGQKVQFDVARGPKGLQAQNVRPA from the coding sequence ATGGCAATTGGTACTGTGAAGTGGTTCAACGACGCGAAGGGCTTCGGTTTCATCACGCAGGACGGCGGGGGCGAGGACCTCTTCTGCCATCACAGCGCGATCCAGGCCGATGGCTTCCGTTCGCTGCAGGAAGGGCAGAAGGTCCAGTTCGATGTGGCCCGCGGCCCCAAGGGCCTGCAGGCGCAGAACGTTCGCCCCGCCTGA
- a CDS encoding methyltransferase, which translates to MPSSRPPTSRGAPPPRADTPFTLAPGEPFTWHSESDAPEPERLSPADDRLSADAALKRVRRGEYLLYTGDFHNARQLLGAIGRRLGHAEKARSPLEAFRAERRARQLEHETLSRIVVALDSQYRLGLSRAPDVALACRQVWGEPTTAFTLVPLKQLLGMLGAAEWRRKGLSVPGLTGLLHPHYGVYLPTRTDYVELLLSVPDVKGKRVFDVGTGTGVLSFLLLQRGAESVVATDCDSRAVACARENAERLGLARRFQAMEADLFPEGQADLVVSNPPWIPEPPKNRVDRAVFDEDNRFLQRFLEGLPSHLAPGGEGLLLLSNLAVLLGLRPQGWLEEQFARCGLSVKWTRSTQARHSKAKDRSDPLHAARSREVTTLYCLVPAPRGA; encoded by the coding sequence ATGCCCTCCTCCCGCCCCCCCACCTCCCGTGGAGCCCCACCGCCGCGGGCCGACACGCCCTTCACCCTGGCGCCGGGGGAGCCCTTCACCTGGCACTCGGAGAGTGACGCGCCAGAGCCCGAGCGCCTGTCCCCCGCGGATGACCGGCTCAGCGCCGACGCCGCGCTCAAGCGCGTGCGCCGCGGCGAGTACCTGCTGTACACGGGCGACTTCCACAACGCCCGGCAGCTGCTGGGCGCCATCGGCCGGCGGCTGGGCCACGCGGAGAAGGCCCGCTCACCGCTGGAGGCGTTCCGGGCCGAGCGACGCGCGCGGCAGCTCGAGCACGAGACGCTGTCGCGCATCGTGGTGGCGCTCGACAGCCAGTACCGGCTGGGCCTCTCGCGAGCTCCGGACGTGGCGCTGGCCTGCCGGCAGGTGTGGGGCGAGCCGACGACGGCGTTCACCCTCGTCCCCCTCAAGCAGCTGCTCGGCATGCTCGGGGCGGCGGAGTGGCGGCGCAAGGGCCTGTCCGTCCCCGGCCTCACGGGCCTGCTCCACCCGCACTACGGCGTCTACCTGCCGACCCGCACCGACTATGTCGAGCTGCTGTTGTCGGTGCCGGACGTGAAGGGCAAGCGCGTCTTCGATGTGGGCACGGGGACAGGCGTGCTCTCGTTCCTGCTGCTGCAGCGCGGGGCCGAGTCCGTGGTGGCCACCGACTGCGACTCCCGCGCGGTGGCCTGCGCGCGAGAGAACGCGGAGCGGCTCGGGCTGGCCCGGCGCTTCCAGGCCATGGAGGCCGATCTCTTCCCGGAGGGCCAGGCGGACCTCGTGGTCAGCAACCCGCCGTGGATTCCGGAGCCCCCCAAGAACCGGGTGGACCGAGCGGTGTTCGACGAGGACAACCGCTTCCTGCAGCGCTTCCTGGAGGGGCTCCCGTCCCACCTGGCGCCCGGCGGCGAGGGGCTGCTGCTGCTGTCGAACCTCGCGGTGCTGCTGGGCCTGCGCCCGCAGGGGTGGCTCGAGGAGCAGTTCGCGCGCTGCGGCCTGAGCGTGAAGTGGACCCGGTCGACGCAGGCTCGACACTCCAAGGCGAAGGATCGCTCGGATCCGCTGCACGCCGCGCGCTCGCGCGAAGTCACCACCCTCTACTGCCTGGTCCCCGCGCCCCGCGGCGCCTGA
- a CDS encoding ADP-ribosylglycohydrolase family protein, with translation MHYSRIQGSLVGLAVGDALGYPAEFRTRRQLLAEVGPEGITGFLRLKDARFSRPFITGPDHPPGTFTDDTQMSLCVAEALLAAGREDRDTLMREMARRFVHWHRSEENNRSPGETTGIACGRLAAGTPWREAGVAHSKGCGANMRVAPIGLYYEDLDTVAEVARDSSRLTHGHPAALEGSAAAALLVALALRDTPPGQMHAEVMRRCGGRSPDFDACFSRVPALLHLPPEQVLIDREKGPHALGEGWVAEEAVACALYCFWRHPDDFRAAVLEAVNTDGDSDSLATITGSIAGARLGLGGIPPEWTRDVERSTELLALGERLAEARLPGPPSG, from the coding sequence ATGCACTACTCCCGCATTCAGGGCTCCCTGGTGGGTCTCGCCGTGGGAGACGCGCTCGGCTATCCCGCCGAGTTCCGCACCCGTCGCCAGCTCCTGGCGGAGGTGGGCCCCGAGGGCATCACCGGCTTCCTGCGCTTGAAGGATGCCCGCTTCTCCCGGCCGTTCATCACCGGCCCCGACCACCCACCCGGCACCTTCACCGATGACACCCAGATGAGCCTCTGCGTCGCGGAGGCGCTGCTCGCCGCGGGCCGGGAGGACCGCGACACGCTGATGCGAGAGATGGCGCGGCGCTTCGTCCACTGGCACCGCTCCGAGGAGAACAACCGCTCTCCGGGCGAGACGACGGGCATCGCCTGCGGGCGGCTGGCGGCGGGGACTCCATGGCGCGAGGCGGGGGTTGCCCACTCGAAGGGCTGCGGCGCCAACATGCGCGTGGCGCCCATCGGCCTGTACTACGAGGACCTGGACACCGTGGCCGAGGTGGCGCGTGACTCCTCGCGGCTCACCCACGGGCACCCCGCGGCGCTCGAGGGCAGCGCCGCCGCCGCGCTCCTCGTGGCGCTCGCGCTCCGGGACACTCCACCGGGCCAGATGCACGCCGAGGTGATGCGCCGCTGCGGCGGGAGGAGCCCGGACTTCGATGCCTGCTTCTCACGCGTCCCTGCCCTCCTCCACCTACCGCCCGAGCAGGTCCTCATCGACCGGGAGAAGGGGCCGCACGCGCTGGGCGAAGGCTGGGTGGCCGAGGAGGCCGTGGCCTGCGCGCTCTATTGCTTCTGGCGGCACCCGGATGACTTCCGCGCCGCCGTGCTCGAGGCCGTCAACACGGATGGAGACTCCGACAGCCTGGCCACCATCACCGGCTCGATCGCGGGCGCGCGGCTGGGGCTGGGGGGGATTCCGCCGGAATGGACGCGCGATGTCGAGCGGAGCACGGAGCTGCTCGCTCTGGGCGAGCGCCTGGCGGAAGCACGACTCCCCGGTCCTCCGAGCGGATAG
- a CDS encoding alpha/beta fold hydrolase, translating into MHALKSRDGVRLFHVTEGQGSPPLVFIHGGLGQHAHFAPQLEHFQRRHRVLAPDLRGHGRSDAPQQPYSIQGFAEDVAFLCAEEGLTRAVVVGHSMGGVIALELAVRFPELARAVVALESPVVPPADHAKRGGALLGMLRGPDFTTVVEQWARRMVGASSPHADRVVADMVATPQRVTVSAIEDMLRYDTAAAVAACQVPMLVIDGAVDAERLRRLCPRVVFGKTVGGGHYIQLDVPAQVNDMLERFMRGLEEAK; encoded by the coding sequence ATGCACGCGCTGAAGAGCCGAGACGGCGTCCGGCTGTTCCATGTCACCGAGGGCCAGGGCTCGCCGCCGCTCGTGTTCATCCATGGGGGACTGGGCCAGCATGCGCACTTCGCACCGCAGCTGGAGCACTTCCAGCGGAGGCACCGGGTCCTCGCGCCCGATCTGCGTGGCCATGGCCGAAGCGATGCTCCCCAGCAGCCCTACTCCATCCAGGGCTTCGCCGAGGATGTCGCCTTCCTCTGCGCCGAGGAGGGCCTCACGCGAGCCGTGGTCGTCGGCCACAGCATGGGCGGTGTCATCGCGCTGGAGCTGGCCGTGCGGTTCCCGGAGCTGGCACGCGCCGTGGTGGCCCTCGAGTCCCCGGTAGTCCCCCCCGCCGACCATGCGAAGCGCGGCGGTGCGCTGCTGGGAATGCTCCGAGGCCCCGACTTTACGACGGTGGTCGAGCAGTGGGCCCGCCGCATGGTGGGCGCTTCGAGCCCGCACGCGGACCGGGTGGTGGCGGACATGGTGGCCACGCCCCAGCGCGTGACCGTCTCGGCCATCGAGGACATGCTCCGCTATGACACCGCTGCCGCCGTGGCCGCCTGCCAGGTGCCGATGCTCGTCATCGACGGCGCGGTGGACGCCGAGCGCTTGCGCCGCCTGTGCCCGCGCGTCGTCTTCGGGAAGACCGTTGGCGGAGGCCACTACATCCAGCTCGACGTGCCCGCGCAGGTGAATGACATGCTCGAACGATTCATGCGCGGGCTGGAGGAGGCGAAATAG
- a CDS encoding histidine phosphatase family protein — protein sequence MTTEFILLRHGETEWNSAGRLQGHLDSALSPEGLRQADALASRLASFSFHSLYSSDLGRALETARRIATRTGHSILPDPRLRERGLGVLEGLTRDEASQRHPEVFAAYTAGGSDYVVPQGESTGQRLRQAVECLKELGARHVGARIVVVTHGGVLSSLFRHCLGIPPGTPRAFSVLNASWNHFDYHEGTFRLVTWGDITHLRSSSRDDT from the coding sequence GTGACGACCGAGTTCATCCTGCTCCGCCACGGTGAGACGGAGTGGAACTCCGCGGGGCGCCTGCAGGGGCACCTGGACAGTGCGCTCAGCCCCGAGGGCCTGCGCCAGGCGGATGCGCTCGCCTCGCGCCTCGCGTCCTTCTCCTTCCACTCCCTCTACAGCAGCGACCTGGGGCGAGCCCTCGAGACGGCGCGGCGCATCGCCACGCGGACGGGCCACTCCATCCTCCCGGATCCGCGCCTGCGGGAGCGGGGCCTGGGAGTGCTCGAAGGCCTCACGCGCGACGAGGCGAGCCAGCGCCACCCGGAGGTGTTCGCGGCGTACACGGCGGGCGGCTCGGACTATGTCGTCCCCCAGGGAGAGAGCACGGGCCAGCGGCTGCGCCAGGCCGTGGAGTGTCTGAAGGAGCTCGGCGCCCGCCACGTCGGAGCGCGCATCGTCGTCGTCACCCATGGAGGCGTCCTCAGCAGCCTCTTCCGGCACTGCCTGGGGATTCCGCCCGGCACCCCGCGAGCCTTCTCCGTCCTCAACGCGAGCTGGAACCACTTCGACTACCACGAGGGGACGTTCCGGCTGGTGACCTGGGGCGACATCACCCACCTGCGCAGCTCCAGCCGCGACGACACCTGA